The nucleotide sequence GCACACCTACACTGACGCCCTACACGCATCTCCCGGCAAACGTCGATCTCGAAGCAAAGAATACGGCCATGACCGAATCGGCTAAACAATCGCAGAAAATGGATCTTCGGTACGCCGACAAAATAGACGATCGGCTGTTCAACGAGATTATCTGGAAAGCGGTTAAGGGCGAAAACTCCGTTATGCCCGCACCGAAGCGGGGCGCTTTTGTGATCGTTGCCGCCGACGATGATGACGATGAATAAAGAGTTGCTGGCCGGTAGCCGATGATTTGGTATTGTTGCTGAAAAATCAGCCGCAACGGATTATCTGTTACGGGTTATCTTCCTCTGTCATGATCAAAACTGCGTTTCGGAAAGAAGCCCAGCTGGCAACCACGCTTCAGCAGGGCAGTAAAGGTTTCGATGTTCAGCGCGTACAGGAATGGCTTTGCTTAAACGCGCAGCGATTTCCGAACGTAGCCCTGAACACGACGTTAGACAAAGATTTTGGACCAGCCACCGAGCGGGCCGTGCGGAACTTCGAGCGGGCAATCAAACGGCCCCAGACAGGCAGAGTTACGCCCGACCTGTTTGCCGCGCTGAGTGAACCCTTATCCACCGCTTTCCAGACCGAACCGGCTGCCAGCGACGTGCGAAAGGCCGTTATTCGGATTGCACAGATGCACCTCCGGCAACGATCGGCCGAACTCCACGTGAACGAAGAGCAGACGAACCTGGGGCCCTGGGTGCGGTCGTATTGCGATGGACTGGAAGGCAAACCGTTCAAATGGTGCGTAGGGTTTGTGCAGACCATTCTCGATCAGGCCGCTTCAGGCTTTGGCCGGGCGTTTACGGTCATCATGCCTCATACGCTCAGTTGCGATCAACTGGCTTTGAGCGGTCAGCAGAGCGGGCGGCTCATCGATAACGCAAAACTTCGTAAAGACTCCCGGCTGGCCCGTCCGGGCGACGTGTTTCTGCTTCGTAGCAGCGCAGGGCCTGTCAACGACTGGTTCCACGCCGGACTGATTACGTCCGTGTCGGGTGATGTGCTGGAAACGATAGAAGGAAATACCGATTCGAAAGGGGGCAGCAACGGTACGGCCGTATTTGCCCGCGTACGTAACTTTCAGAAAGCTACGCTGGATGTGTTTTCAATTGAGGGTTTATGAGTGATTTGGGTGGGTTAACGCACTGCGGAATCGCCCAGGCTGCTTCAAAAATTTTAGACTGTTACATCCCAAACCCCTGTTTAATCGTATTTACCCCTGCACGTCGCCAGGCTTAGCAAGTGAACAGGCTACCGGCCGGCACTATGGGTTCTGAAGCCGGAACATCGTCTGGCAGGATTTCCGCGCCGAAACCCGCTGCCCTTAGCAGGGTAATCAATGAAGTTGATTCTACGACTCCAGATGGACATTCGACGCGCAGGACTCGGTCGCAATCGTCCAGATCAAAATTGGCTTGATAGCTGGTGTAGGTACTATGAATCTGATCAATGAGCCGCTTTGCCTGCGTTGGGCTGCGGACATCGGTTTTAAAGACTTCAACCATTGCGCTGCTAGTCTGGACTAAGCTCCGTTAACTGGTCGGAAAAAAGAGAATCTGTGACAAATGTACAAGACCCATTTCAATTAAAAAGGGTGCAAATACGGCAATCTGAAGGGTTGATTGCGGCATTAATTTTGCCTATTTTTAACGTATGAAGCACATATCGATTTTAGTACCTGAAGGCGCTATTTTGGGTAGTCTCGAAGGCTCCCGTCAGCTCTTAACGCAAGTGAATGAGTTTGTCAGAGCCAGGGGAGAGGCTCCCATCTTCGAGGTGCAGTTAGTTGGTCTTTCAAAGGAAACTCTCCTGAGCGGGGGTCTATTTACAGTAAACACCGACCGGCTTCTGTCGGAGGTAGCTAAAACCGACCTGATCATTATTCCCGCTATTGATGGGGAAATCACCCAGGCGTTAGCGGCCAACCGCGATTTTGTTCCGTGGCTGATCAATCAATATAACCTAGGCGCTGAGATTGCCAGCCTGTGTCTGGGCGCTTTTCTGCTGGCTTCGACGGGCTTACTCAAAGGTCGAAAGTGCGCTACGCATTGGATGGCGACGAACAATTTCCGGCAACTGTTTCCGGACGTAAACCTGGTGACCGAAAAGATCATCACCGACGAGCAGGGAATCTACTCCAGCGGAGGAGCGTTTTCCTATCTGAACCTGATTCTTTACCTCATCGAAAAATACGCCGGTCGGGATATGGCAATTCTATCGGCCAAGGTATTTGCTATTGAAATAGAACGGGACAACCAGTTGTCCTTTACCATCTTCCAGGGTCAGAAAGAGCATGAAGATGAGCCCATAAAGAAAGCCCAGGAGTTTATCGAGAAGAATTACCAGGATAAAATCACCGTTGAGCAATTAACCTCTATGCTGGCGCTGAGCCGTCGGAATTTTGAACGCCGGTTTAAAAAGGCTACTGCTAATACGATCGTGGAGTATATACAGCGCGTGAAAATGGAAGCCGCCAAAATCAGTCTGGAGTCATCCCGGGAGAATGTCAACGAGGTGATGTACAAAGTTGGCTATACCGATACCAAGGCTTTCCGCTCTACATTCAAGCGAATCACTGGTTTGTCGCCCGTTGAGTATCGCAACAAGTATAACCGGGAGATGCAGGTATAAGTAAGTCTTAAGGCGTGTTGCTTCTGGCCTAATCTTAGAGGTGAGAAGCAACTGTTTAGGCTGGATTATTCAGGAATAGTTGAAATTTTTCATTGAAATTCAACTGTTTGACGAACTTATCCCATTAATGGTATTAAATTGCATACAAAGTAACATAAAGTATAAAAAAACCCTATGTCAGTACTTTTGCGCAATAACGTTCGTGTGCTGGGAAATGAGAAGGCAGATGAGACGTTGGTGTTTGCTCATGGTTTTGGTAACGACCAACAGGCATGGGCCGAAGTTGTTCCGGCGTTTCTGGATGATTACCGGATTGTGCTGTTCGATTACGTAGGGGCTAACAAGCAAACGGTTCCGTATTTTAATCCTCGTAAGTACAGAAAACTTCAATCGTTTGCCGACGATATCCTGGACATCATTGAGGAGCTTTCCCTGGAAAATATTACTTTTATTGGGCATTCCGTGGGCGGAATGAGTGGAATTCTGGCCGCCATTCAGGAGCCAGCCTGGTTTTCGCGCCTTGTTTTACTGAATGCCTCTCCCCGCTACGTCAACGGAGACGATTACTATGGCGGGTTCAGTCAGGAAGTGCTCAACGAGCTGTTTACCCAGATGGAAAGCAATTTTTATGCCTGGGCCAGCGGGTTTGCCCCGACGATTATGGCTAATCCTGACCGGCCGCAGCTGGCTTCAGCCTATGCCCAGACGCTGTCGGCTATGCGTCCGGATGTTGCGCTTTCTATTGCTAAAATGATCTTTCAGTCAGATCACCGGACTGATGTTGAGCGTGTTAGGCACCCTACTTTGCTCATTCAGGCGAAAGATGACGTAGCCGTTCCGATGGAGGTCTGTTATTACCTGGAAAAACATATTCCGAATGCCGAATTGTCAATCATAGATACGCAGGGCCATCATCCGCACATCAGCGATGCCGACAAGGTCATAAAGGCCATTAAACCGTTTATTAATCTGAACTAATACCGGTGTTGCCGTGCTTATTAGAACGTGATAAGTCGAATGCAGCGGTTCGTCGAATACCTAAGCCTCTGACTTTTTTTCGAAACCCATAATGTTAGACTGTAGAATTCTCGAACGGAATTTTCAGGCAATTTCAGCTAATGAAATTGGGCCAAGGAAGATGGCGGCTTACGCGTCGGAACTGCTTGATTTTTTGCAGGCCAGTTGTTGTTACGTCGTTCAGGAGCGCGACGAATGGACGGCCACTGTGCTTTTTTCGAGCACTAAAGGATCGGTGCAGCCGTTTAATCCGGGTCAGCTGGCCGAGTTAACCCGCTCAAAAGCGTTCTTCTTCGACCAGGCCTTTGTGCCGCGCCGGGCCCTGAAAGCGATTTCGGGTACCTGCTGTCAGAT is from Spirosoma taeanense and encodes:
- a CDS encoding GlxA family transcriptional regulator; the encoded protein is MKHISILVPEGAILGSLEGSRQLLTQVNEFVRARGEAPIFEVQLVGLSKETLLSGGLFTVNTDRLLSEVAKTDLIIIPAIDGEITQALAANRDFVPWLINQYNLGAEIASLCLGAFLLASTGLLKGRKCATHWMATNNFRQLFPDVNLVTEKIITDEQGIYSSGGAFSYLNLILYLIEKYAGRDMAILSAKVFAIEIERDNQLSFTIFQGQKEHEDEPIKKAQEFIEKNYQDKITVEQLTSMLALSRRNFERRFKKATANTIVEYIQRVKMEAAKISLESSRENVNEVMYKVGYTDTKAFRSTFKRITGLSPVEYRNKYNREMQV
- a CDS encoding alpha/beta fold hydrolase, with the protein product MSVLLRNNVRVLGNEKADETLVFAHGFGNDQQAWAEVVPAFLDDYRIVLFDYVGANKQTVPYFNPRKYRKLQSFADDILDIIEELSLENITFIGHSVGGMSGILAAIQEPAWFSRLVLLNASPRYVNGDDYYGGFSQEVLNELFTQMESNFYAWASGFAPTIMANPDRPQLASAYAQTLSAMRPDVALSIAKMIFQSDHRTDVERVRHPTLLIQAKDDVAVPMEVCYYLEKHIPNAELSIIDTQGHHPHISDADKVIKAIKPFINLN
- a CDS encoding peptidoglycan-binding domain-containing protein — encoded protein: MIKTAFRKEAQLATTLQQGSKGFDVQRVQEWLCLNAQRFPNVALNTTLDKDFGPATERAVRNFERAIKRPQTGRVTPDLFAALSEPLSTAFQTEPAASDVRKAVIRIAQMHLRQRSAELHVNEEQTNLGPWVRSYCDGLEGKPFKWCVGFVQTILDQAASGFGRAFTVIMPHTLSCDQLALSGQQSGRLIDNAKLRKDSRLARPGDVFLLRSSAGPVNDWFHAGLITSVSGDVLETIEGNTDSKGGSNGTAVFARVRNFQKATLDVFSIEGL